A single genomic interval of Borrelia duttonii Ly harbors:
- a CDS encoding tape measure protein, producing the protein MNLDDIIIPLSIVTTNEMKLNDISEQLQKIASQEFQNLEDLKSRLETAINTGDGFNVVCEALIENTRRMGDNFKNLASSVKVVGSNSTKSFKSVGATLKRVGKNLFNVKNMANAAADALERMVNTIGPIVLIVKALQMAGNAVNNVFTGAMESLESFNNEVGVFSQMLNNDSLGKALADDMNAFGEQTTFTSEAISSAAQTMLSYGASASEVSQRMRMFGEAAGNSSEGLTKLAEIYSKVEASNKIAVEDLEALRSVGVDITDILAKEAGVASDELLELASKGRVGFDELSGALRKATAEGGKFYGNTARGAKNLSEAQLQTSKLSNKLFLELGKAFEPLMIGFEKTKQWLMIGILVPITKATASVITFTKKLTDFVGYIGGKTVEWYKFVLNLTVVLWRHIGNIISKMKEFVGYITTKFVEGFKFAIQPVVDLFVKVKNSVVDFFCQIKDLANYVSTKFVEKFRAGFEPIISLFQTLKKWSQSVWDTLYEALSMAKGKDKKIVETVASSEPAPDLMEDHSNSEKRKIEAEKRKIDNFNKKMIAEYETLQQQIFKMQREVFIKPLHEQEKATRDLQSVVNAKNKEFVAKYGKNFDILIQQNQQTLANIEKQVNEFAQSNHHFVNEHKDLQAEIARLNQEVLMLPYEQQESKMKELANVINLKQQEFVNNYSASFHSLNDSNQQLLTALKKGVDEFEKTANDRSFVEAHKALQEKVMSMQFEVLMRPLKEREKATAEMQVKINKLYRDFVESHKKEFKMLNEANRNTLLQLADQVKEMAKGLSLNFHDILNKVLSASMKVFNKDLGKQIILDLESDIERLFDTLIRSWFESFKNTVSSLPFGDAIVSVFEFAEGLCQGFAEVAVKKIEKKRDEDLKELAKQSEVKLLNLEKVFDREIEMRKEKLNELDAQYNKEIAFLKQAQTKGQISGEEFQRRISKVESEYQFKRQQHSEAVTKAEDSKKLESERLRKLEVLEGERIKAEAEVEKVKASLFYWNKANDVRHAQNLLDEILRRMSKVKSAGSIEEIKLARSGAMFTTTRPTFMPGLGLMTSEFGQNELVRVTPAPIDQNLRNFEARIIAEEINRIQKSDGSNKGHVIINYNFNGDVLDANKLVRMLKEKEHAIGFRMAE; encoded by the coding sequence ATGAATCTTGATGACATCATAATTCCTTTGTCAATTGTTACTACCAATGAAATGAAGTTGAATGATATATCTGAACAACTTCAAAAAATAGCGTCACAAGAATTTCAAAACTTAGAAGATTTGAAGTCAAGGTTAGAGACCGCGATCAATACCGGCGATGGTTTTAATGTGGTTTGTGAAGCTTTGATTGAGAATACTCGCAGGATGGGTGATAATTTCAAAAATCTTGCTTCATCCGTCAAAGTTGTTGGAAGTAATAGTACCAAAAGTTTCAAAAGTGTGGGGGCTACTCTAAAACGTGTTGGTAAAAATTTGTTCAATGTAAAAAATATGGCAAATGCAGCAGCAGACGCTTTAGAGAGAATGGTAAATACTATTGGTCCTATAGTATTAATTGTTAAAGCTCTTCAAATGGCGGGCAATGCTGTGAATAATGTTTTTACAGGCGCTATGGAGTCTTTAGAATCATTTAACAATGAAGTTGGCGTCTTTTCACAGATGCTAAATAACGATAGTCTTGGAAAAGCTTTAGCCGATGATATGAATGCTTTTGGGGAACAAACCACATTTACTAGTGAAGCTATAAGTAGTGCTGCTCAAACCATGTTATCTTACGGAGCTTCTGCTTCTGAAGTTAGTCAACGTATGCGTATGTTTGGAGAGGCTGCGGGGAATAGTAGTGAAGGACTTACAAAGTTGGCAGAGATCTATTCTAAAGTAGAAGCTAGTAACAAGATTGCCGTAGAAGATCTTGAAGCTCTTCGTAGTGTTGGAGTTGATATTACGGATATTTTGGCAAAAGAAGCTGGAGTAGCAAGCGACGAATTATTAGAATTGGCAAGTAAAGGTCGAGTTGGTTTTGATGAATTAAGCGGTGCTCTTAGGAAGGCTACAGCTGAAGGTGGTAAGTTTTACGGCAATACTGCTCGTGGAGCAAAGAATTTGTCAGAAGCTCAGCTTCAAACTTCTAAACTAAGTAACAAATTGTTTCTGGAGCTTGGAAAAGCATTTGAACCTCTGATGATTGGTTTTGAAAAGACGAAACAATGGTTAATGATTGGAATTTTGGTACCCATAACAAAAGCAACTGCTTCTGTAATTACTTTTACTAAGAAATTGACAGATTTTGTAGGGTATATTGGTGGTAAAACAGTTGAATGGTACAAATTTGTATTGAATTTGACAGTTGTTCTTTGGAGGCATATTGGGAATATCATAAGTAAAATGAAAGAGTTTGTAGGTTATATTACTACCAAGTTTGTTGAAGGATTCAAGTTTGCAATTCAACCAGTTGTCGACCTTTTTGTAAAGGTAAAGAATTCTGTAGTTGATTTTTTTTGTCAAATCAAAGATCTTGCAAACTATGTTTCTACAAAATTTGTTGAAAAATTTAGGGCTGGGTTTGAGCCGATTATCTCTCTTTTTCAAACTTTGAAAAAATGGTCACAAAGTGTTTGGGATACATTATATGAAGCCTTGAGTATGGCTAAAGGTAAAGATAAGAAGATTGTAGAGACAGTTGCATCATCAGAGCCTGCTCCTGATTTGATGGAGGATCATAGTAATTCAGAAAAACGAAAGATAGAGGCCGAAAAAAGAAAAATAGATAATTTCAATAAGAAGATGATTGCAGAATATGAGACTTTGCAACAACAAATTTTCAAAATGCAAAGAGAAGTATTCATCAAGCCTTTGCATGAACAAGAAAAGGCTACTCGTGATTTACAGTCTGTAGTAAATGCAAAAAATAAGGAATTTGTTGCCAAGTATGGTAAAAATTTTGATATTTTGATTCAACAAAATCAACAAACTCTTGCTAATATTGAGAAACAGGTTAATGAGTTTGCTCAATCTAATCATCATTTTGTGAATGAACATAAGGACTTACAAGCAGAAATAGCAAGACTGAATCAAGAAGTTTTGATGCTTCCGTATGAACAACAAGAGAGCAAAATGAAGGAACTTGCTAATGTTATAAATCTTAAGCAACAGGAATTTGTTAATAATTATTCAGCAAGTTTTCATTCTCTGAATGATTCTAATCAACAGTTGTTGACTGCCCTGAAAAAGGGAGTAGACGAATTTGAAAAAACAGCAAATGATAGATCTTTTGTAGAAGCGCACAAAGCTTTACAAGAAAAGGTTATGTCAATGCAGTTTGAAGTATTGATGCGTCCTTTAAAAGAGAGAGAAAAAGCTACTGCTGAGATGCAGGTTAAGATTAATAAGCTGTATCGTGATTTTGTAGAATCACATAAAAAAGAGTTTAAAATGCTTAATGAGGCAAACAGGAATACTTTACTTCAACTTGCAGATCAAGTCAAAGAGATGGCTAAAGGTTTGAGTTTGAATTTCCATGATATATTGAATAAGGTTTTATCTGCGTCAATGAAAGTTTTCAATAAAGATTTAGGGAAACAAATAATACTTGATCTAGAATCTGATATAGAGAGGCTATTCGATACTCTAATAAGATCATGGTTTGAATCATTCAAAAATACAGTGTCATCTTTGCCTTTTGGAGACGCTATAGTATCTGTTTTTGAATTTGCCGAAGGACTTTGTCAAGGTTTTGCAGAAGTTGCAGTCAAAAAGATTGAAAAAAAGCGTGATGAGGATTTGAAAGAATTAGCTAAACAAAGTGAAGTAAAACTTCTTAATCTTGAGAAAGTATTTGATCGTGAAATTGAGATGCGAAAAGAGAAGCTGAATGAGCTTGATGCTCAGTATAATAAGGAGATTGCTTTTTTGAAGCAGGCACAGACTAAGGGACAGATATCAGGTGAAGAATTTCAAAGGAGAATTTCAAAAGTAGAAAGTGAGTATCAATTCAAAAGACAACAGCATAGTGAAGCAGTTACTAAGGCAGAAGATTCTAAAAAGCTTGAATCGGAGCGTTTACGTAAACTTGAGGTTTTAGAAGGAGAACGAATTAAGGCAGAGGCAGAAGTTGAAAAAGTAAAGGCAAGTTTATTTTATTGGAACAAGGCCAATGATGTGCGTCATGCTCAAAATTTATTAGATGAAATATTAAGAAGAATGTCAAAAGTAAAATCAGCAGGATCTATAGAAGAAATAAAGCTTGCCCGCAGTGGGGCTATGTTCACAACGACAAGGCCAACGTTTATGCCTGGTTTAGGGCTTATGACTAGTGAATTTGGACAAAATGAGCTTGTAAGAGTAACACCAGCACCAATTGATCAAAATTTGAGAAATTTTGAAGCAAGAATTATTGCAGAAGAAATTAATAGGATACAAAAAAGTGACGGAAGTAATAAGGGACACGTAATTATCAATTATAATTTCAATGGTGATGTTTTAGATGCAAATAAACTTGTTCGAATGTTGAAAGAGAAGGAGCATGCAATTGGTTTTAGAATGGCGGAATAG
- a CDS encoding coiled-coil domain-containing protein, whose translation MDVAVAKEQLIDNNPINKSSIKSERVKKDYHNIPFDGQIISYYVLEEKFDLLQDRMMDNFHYLDDKINILKIDLSDKIDSVKNDLNAKIDKLDAKIDSVKNDLNAKIDKLDAKIDSVKNDLNAKIDKLDAKIDSVKNDLNAKIDGVESRLNARMDKLDARMDKLDARMDKLDARMDKLDEKIEAVKSDVGQINSRLTFIESKLGFKGQLVSSLTVIATLAVSYFVVQMFVTLGKYLGIS comes from the coding sequence ATGGATGTTGCTGTAGCAAAGGAACAATTAATTGATAATAATCCAATAAATAAGAGTTCAATTAAATCTGAGAGAGTTAAAAAAGATTATCATAATATACCATTTGATGGTCAGATTATAAGTTATTATGTTCTTGAAGAGAAGTTTGATCTTCTTCAAGATAGAATGATGGATAATTTTCATTATTTGGATGATAAGATAAATATTCTTAAGATTGATTTAAGTGATAAGATAGATTCTGTTAAGAATGATTTAAATGCAAAGATAGATAAACTAGATGCAAAGATAGATTCTGTTAAGAATGATTTAAATGCAAAGATAGATAAACTAGATGCAAAGATAGATTCTGTTAAGAATGATTTAAATGCAAAGATAGATAAACTAGATGCAAAGATAGATTCTGTTAAGAATGATTTAAATGCAAAGATAGATGGAGTTGAGAGTAGACTTAATGCTAGAATGGATAAACTAGATGCTAGAATGGATAAACTAGATGCTAGAATGGATAAACTAGATGCTAGAATGGATAAACTAGATGAAAAGATAGAGGCTGTTAAGAGTGATGTGGGGCAAATTAATTCTAGATTAACTTTTATTGAAAGTAAGTTAGGATTTAAGGGCCAATTGGTTTCGTCTTTGACAGTTATTGCTACACTTGCTGTTTCATATTTTGTGGTCCAAATGTTTGTGACTTTAGGGAAGTATTTGGGAATTTCATAG